One stretch of Dokdonia sp. Hel_I_53 DNA includes these proteins:
- a CDS encoding N-6 DNA methylase, whose protein sequence is MQLTSTLNKQKKGIELHFSEVLPKELAFHLKELGFKETLSDPTKWYVDNHPAYCRYTEELEKEFGRDGDWKQVLIHPSFESSLENIDSGQFSYVTIFLKGQQKAEQEHFVVFDSYKKVAYEIASRFAMRKYGDALKHIEVHPRNYKRKSRVLFRDGNVIDGMVALESERTELEVAKEVPSKDELVAKKGEIENKEVPKEIAPKEEDDSGYQTDAERNLSTRSILKEVIEKLNEQTEEVNDEPETIISTTISDLEDASEQWSEIHFRNHLLKALQNFKDWVYDLEIGDRAMALMQVNRLYQSLKLELIPLKKIKIEALAVSKDIFSRDHIVPNVLVPVHAGEPFQSGSLTIGDGNFLKFKFPQLYKITDENLNQVSGLELFQLSQMPHPKDYGVKVNRSALLQEWENRGPEAFSAIGYPTDLDYPYVNIHTGYRSVSPLGAEIDIENDSHKWWSVVEHSRPVADPQKGIEIINDMLLQLVEDHLDYVNPKTGKPKTDKNSKEAFSEMQWQMNRLERSKATLQAYLDDQNKPNPAPKSLPKKQSSTKSKSKNDYIDRVVAVMHIAFAKAERLSKKKVEALKDETGAPNIGALWEAVELSWLLWYKMLYKEPIPFESRLRKMDFFWSQIQPTYAYSDSSKELYKQYSTPCPIGAIVAEYTQMKDAEFIFEPSAGNGLLLVGANPRITHVNEIDNSRKKSLEYQGFGRITNNNAAEPFPEVMTKVHDVIVTNPPFAKWEASKFDKERIANKYFNKHRGIANHIRLEHLMAGLALHTMKDDGKAAIIIMGHVYFGEDGLFAKYRPFFNWLYRHYQVDDIINMNSYKLYNKQGAVTKTMLILIGGRKSKPFGVAPDRSKAPELNTMVESFFDLWKRVKSHIKPNLNTLISQLKKART, encoded by the coding sequence ATGCAGTTAACCAGTACACTCAACAAACAGAAAAAAGGCATTGAGCTTCATTTTAGCGAAGTGCTTCCTAAAGAACTAGCATTTCATTTGAAGGAGCTTGGTTTTAAGGAAACGCTGTCAGATCCTACCAAATGGTATGTGGACAATCATCCTGCCTACTGTCGCTATACGGAAGAGCTGGAAAAGGAATTTGGCAGAGATGGCGATTGGAAACAGGTGTTAATCCATCCATCTTTTGAGTCGTCCTTAGAAAACATCGACTCTGGTCAGTTTTCCTATGTAACGATCTTCCTTAAGGGACAGCAAAAAGCTGAGCAGGAACATTTCGTTGTATTTGATTCCTACAAGAAAGTAGCCTATGAGATTGCAAGTCGCTTTGCGATGCGTAAATATGGCGATGCACTCAAGCATATAGAAGTACATCCTCGCAACTATAAGAGAAAGTCGCGCGTCCTGTTTAGAGATGGGAACGTGATAGATGGTATGGTCGCTTTAGAAAGTGAACGTACAGAATTGGAAGTCGCTAAGGAAGTACCTTCAAAAGATGAGCTAGTTGCTAAGAAAGGAGAAATAGAAAATAAGGAAGTTCCTAAAGAAATAGCACCAAAAGAAGAAGATGATTCTGGTTATCAAACGGATGCAGAACGTAACCTTTCTACACGGTCGATTTTAAAAGAAGTTATTGAAAAACTCAACGAGCAGACCGAAGAAGTGAACGACGAACCAGAAACGATTATCTCTACAACTATAAGCGACCTCGAAGATGCCTCAGAGCAGTGGAGCGAGATTCATTTTAGAAACCATCTCTTAAAAGCCTTGCAAAACTTTAAGGATTGGGTGTACGACCTGGAAATTGGCGACCGAGCGATGGCGTTGATGCAAGTCAATCGGTTATATCAGTCACTGAAGTTGGAACTCATTCCCTTAAAAAAAATCAAGATCGAAGCGCTGGCGGTATCAAAAGATATTTTTAGTCGGGATCATATAGTTCCTAATGTGCTTGTGCCCGTGCACGCTGGTGAACCTTTTCAATCTGGAAGTTTGACCATAGGCGATGGCAATTTCTTAAAATTTAAGTTTCCCCAACTTTATAAAATCACAGACGAGAATCTCAATCAAGTTTCTGGTCTGGAGCTTTTTCAGCTTTCGCAAATGCCACATCCTAAAGATTATGGCGTAAAAGTGAATCGTTCAGCACTGTTACAGGAGTGGGAAAATCGTGGTCCGGAAGCTTTCTCAGCCATCGGTTACCCAACAGACTTGGATTATCCCTATGTAAATATCCATACGGGATATAGAAGTGTCTCGCCTTTGGGCGCAGAAATCGACATTGAAAACGACAGTCATAAATGGTGGTCTGTGGTGGAGCATTCTCGTCCCGTGGCAGATCCTCAAAAAGGCATTGAAATCATAAATGATATGCTTTTGCAGTTGGTAGAAGATCATTTGGACTACGTAAATCCCAAAACGGGCAAACCCAAAACGGACAAAAATTCGAAGGAAGCTTTCAGCGAAATGCAATGGCAGATGAACCGTTTAGAACGTTCAAAAGCTACTCTTCAGGCTTATTTAGATGATCAGAACAAACCTAATCCTGCGCCTAAATCACTTCCTAAAAAACAAAGTTCTACAAAATCGAAGTCCAAAAACGATTACATAGATCGTGTTGTGGCTGTGATGCATATCGCTTTCGCGAAAGCGGAACGTCTATCAAAAAAGAAAGTCGAAGCCTTAAAGGATGAAACAGGTGCGCCAAACATCGGTGCGCTCTGGGAAGCAGTAGAATTGAGTTGGCTCTTGTGGTACAAAATGCTCTATAAAGAACCGATTCCATTTGAAAGCCGATTGCGAAAAATGGACTTTTTTTGGAGTCAGATACAACCTACGTATGCGTATTCAGACAGTAGTAAGGAACTCTACAAGCAATACTCAACGCCTTGTCCCATAGGTGCAATCGTGGCAGAATACACACAGATGAAAGATGCCGAGTTCATTTTTGAACCAAGCGCAGGTAATGGCTTATTGCTGGTAGGTGCAAATCCGCGAATTACGCACGTCAACGAGATTGACAACAGCCGAAAGAAATCGCTGGAATATCAAGGTTTTGGGCGCATTACCAATAACAACGCCGCCGAGCCTTTTCCAGAAGTAATGACCAAGGTTCACGACGTGATTGTAACCAATCCACCTTTTGCAAAATGGGAAGCATCAAAGTTTGATAAAGAACGTATTGCCAATAAATACTTTAATAAACATCGTGGGATTGCCAACCATATTCGTCTGGAACATTTGATGGCAGGACTCGCTTTGCACACGATGAAAGATGATGGCAAAGCAGCTATTATCATAATGGGTCACGTCTATTTTGGCGAAGATGGACTCTTTGCTAAGTACCGACCTTTCTTTAACTGGTTGTACCGCCATTATCAGGTGGATGATATCATCAATATGAACAGTTATAAGCTCTACAATAAACAAGGCGCTGTGACCAAAACAATGCTCATACTCATAGGTGGCAGAAAGTCAAAACCATTTGGAGTAGCACCAGATCGTTCCAAAGCACCAGAACTGAACACGATGGTTGAGAGTTTCTTTGATCTCTGGAAACGTGTGAAGTCACACATCAAACCCAATCTAAATACACTCATATCCCAACTCAAAAAAGCAAGAACCTAA
- a CDS encoding glycosyltransferase, which yields MNKTASHTAIITKIETFDFNKRFEDYENLIDEQLLYWADYIIFPVIFSDVDFFIKAIRVLRPDVQLVMDVDKNYTAIPQSHTMSRKIGTRDKEQLLSNMISMDIVTTATKPLSNFYKKLLLQNFPNHTTHVVQLPSLVSRLGYEEIPPLKRNDSQIIRIGILGSKSQLSDLLVLKELVAKTKEVLKEGVQFVCYGWNGQDIQGELVLKGLAVEYHKPVAFENHFKTLNDLALDIVLLPSEKNRFSQCEPYTTLLECAVYGIPAIASVYHPAKQVLKEGETGLLAETSDDWVKSILRLVKDKALREQMGKNALKSIWMEQHFTSRQLQLFQDLFI from the coding sequence TTGAACAAAACTGCGTCACATACCGCCATAATCACTAAGATTGAGACTTTTGACTTTAATAAACGTTTTGAAGATTATGAAAACTTGATTGATGAACAACTTTTATATTGGGCAGATTACATCATCTTTCCAGTTATATTCTCAGATGTGGATTTTTTTATCAAAGCTATACGCGTCTTGCGTCCAGATGTGCAATTGGTAATGGATGTGGATAAGAATTACACCGCTATTCCACAAAGTCACACAATGTCACGCAAGATTGGTACTCGAGATAAAGAGCAGTTGTTATCTAATATGATTTCAATGGATATTGTAACAACTGCAACAAAACCACTATCCAACTTTTACAAAAAATTGTTGTTACAAAACTTTCCCAATCACACCACACACGTAGTGCAATTGCCATCTTTAGTGTCACGACTGGGTTATGAAGAGATACCACCGTTGAAAAGGAATGACTCTCAAATCATTCGGATTGGTATTTTAGGTAGTAAAAGTCAGTTGTCAGATTTGCTAGTCCTTAAGGAACTAGTTGCAAAAACGAAAGAAGTCCTTAAGGAAGGAGTTCAATTTGTATGCTACGGTTGGAACGGACAAGACATTCAAGGCGAGCTGGTTCTTAAAGGATTAGCCGTAGAATATCATAAGCCCGTCGCTTTTGAAAATCACTTTAAAACATTGAATGATTTGGCACTAGATATAGTTCTATTACCAAGTGAAAAGAACCGCTTTTCTCAATGCGAACCTTACACTACGCTATTAGAGTGCGCAGTTTATGGTATTCCGGCAATAGCCTCTGTTTATCATCCGGCTAAGCAAGTTCTTAAGGAAGGAGAAACAGGACTGCTTGCCGAAACTTCTGACGATTGGGTAAAGTCCATCTTACGATTAGTAAAGGATAAAGCTCTTCGTGAGCAGATGGGCAAAAACGCGCTCAAGTCCATCTGGATGGAACAGCACTTTACCAGTAGGCAGTTACAGTTGTTTCAGGATTTGTTTATTTAG
- a CDS encoding winged helix-turn-helix domain-containing protein codes for MSIVNYSIAFKALDYHIKEHNQNTEQLSNRIRQAIASTAKDIIKIYGLSLLKASNVTTLDLKNLPPLKTNNLQLAKMGNASPRTIQRHLKRLIDAGIIINKKWHGTNSGYDLWVEPKILLATGLKPVDKPKIQQDSQKLQSTHNQSVKNIPTTTCRHTDSSNNGYINNLIIGVDNSSRAKLFGNKRNSLPLTKETTSRNASSNTFTGYTGKKCPKNSNDAGENARMRATNQTGAENLPRDSARSASLSVYVNALWTLSRNVLYQDTYLTESQVKIGKELLWKWYDPVPDKHLANVHQCYVDRIELVRKYLAKDPQNRFVQLPHQYFDSKNKTGFAGTKKWWQDHKKRQLEVQLKLIVASQIRRFLNNEKKDTAKQKPRLALFRQCETRIGKLGQPELLQHFHASVLNPSTQRFLYTNT; via the coding sequence ATGAGCATAGTTAATTATTCCATCGCCTTTAAAGCATTGGATTATCACATTAAAGAACACAACCAGAATACAGAACAACTTTCTAACCGCATACGACAGGCAATAGCCTCAACTGCAAAGGACATCATTAAGATTTACGGACTTTCTTTACTGAAAGCGAGCAATGTCACAACACTTGATCTTAAAAATTTACCACCCTTAAAAACCAACAATCTACAGTTGGCTAAAATGGGCAACGCCAGTCCCAGAACCATCCAGCGTCACTTAAAACGACTCATAGATGCAGGCATCATTATCAATAAAAAATGGCACGGTACCAACTCAGGATATGACCTTTGGGTCGAGCCAAAAATCCTGTTAGCAACTGGTTTAAAACCTGTGGATAAGCCTAAAATCCAGCAGGATTCACAGAAATTACAATCTACACACAATCAATCGGTTAAAAATATTCCTACGACAACTTGTCGTCATACAGACTCTAGTAACAATGGTTACATAAATAATTTAATAATAGGCGTTGATAACTCAAGTCGAGCCAAGCTATTCGGGAATAAAAGGAATTCGCTACCGCTCACAAAAGAAACAACGTCACGCAACGCTTCTAGCAACACTTTTACAGGATACACAGGGAAAAAATGCCCCAAAAATTCCAATGATGCAGGGGAAAATGCGCGGATGCGAGCCACAAATCAAACTGGCGCCGAAAATTTGCCACGAGATTCGGCTCGTTCCGCTTCCCTTTCTGTGTATGTGAATGCGCTTTGGACGCTTTCGCGAAATGTGCTCTACCAAGACACCTATCTCACTGAATCCCAGGTCAAAATCGGAAAAGAACTGCTCTGGAAATGGTACGATCCAGTACCTGACAAACATCTGGCAAACGTTCATCAATGCTATGTAGATCGCATCGAACTCGTGCGGAAATATCTTGCCAAAGATCCTCAAAACAGATTTGTACAATTGCCACATCAATATTTTGATTCCAAAAACAAAACAGGGTTTGCTGGCACCAAAAAATGGTGGCAGGATCACAAGAAGAGACAGCTTGAAGTGCAGTTAAAACTCATTGTCGCTTCACAGATCCGCAGGTTTTTGAACAATGAGAAAAAGGATACTGCAAAGCAAAAACCTAGATTGGCACTTTTCAGGCAATGTGAGACGAGAATAGGCAAACTCGGTCAACCTGAACTCTTGCAACACTTTCACGCAAGTGTACTCAACCCATCTACACAACGATTTTTATACACCAATACTTAA